The following is a genomic window from Pedobacter sp. KBS0701.
GCAACCATTTTAGTCAATAAACGTTTGTCTTTGGCTACTTTCCGAAAATAATCGTGCACCAGGTTCTCTGCTATACGAAAGAGATAAGATTTAAAAGATTTTTCGGGATCAATCTGCGCACGCACCTCCCATATTTTAAAGAAAAGCTCTTGCAGCACCTCTTTTACCAGGTCGTCAGATTTGAGAAGCTTGAATAAATTTCCGGCGATCCGAAATTTATAGTTATTGTATAGTATTTCAAATGCCCGCTCGTCACCATCTTTTAATTGAAGTAGTAAAGACTTTTCATCGGTGTAATTAACGTTGATCATTCGTCTGGCAAATATACATTAACTTAAAAAGACAAGGTAGTTATAATTTTGGAAACGTAACAGTGCGTTTATTTAACTGTAGTTTTTATAGATCCGATCCAATGTCCCAGGTATTAGGGACGAAAACATAAAACACATGGATAGGCCTGAAGCGCGGTCTTTGGAAGTCTGAGAATTATTTGCCATCCTGGCGTTGTAGATTCCTACTCTGTCGCGTCAATGCAACTTACAGGATCATTAAATGCCACTTGACGTTGGCAAAATTATTAGTAAAACATTGATTATAAAAGATTTTGAAGAGAAACTTACAGAAATGATTGGTCAGCCAGCCAAAAAAGATTAAGCGTATTTTGATAACTTAACAACCTTTTCTCTTAGAAGAGTGTAAATAAACTCCGTCAAAAGTTAACATTACTAACCTTAGATACAGTTTATTTTACACTCTTTTCATTTAACTTTTTTCCCTCAGCGATCACTGCCCTGTTTATTTCATTTATCCTCTTTGTATCCATTTTTTCAACCGCACGGTCATAGGTCAGCAAGCCGTTAACCTCATGCTCCACATCGGTTGTCTGGGTATAAACTGCCACACTAAGACCTTTGTATTTCATCAGCTGTTCAACCTGGCTCATCAGCAGTACATACCTATCCGTCAACGCAGCACTTGTAGGTTCATAGGCATAAGCATTGTTTTCTACAGGCCACATGTGGTCCCTTACAAATAGTCCCACACCACCGAACTCCCCCAAAGATGCGGCTCTTTTATCGTCAGGTACAGACGCATCATAGGGGCCAATATAGATGTGCGTATCTACAAAGTCTCCATTACCCGGATCACCAGCCGCCTTCTGGTAGCTGGGATTGTTGTTAAACCCCGAATTGCCATTTACCAGCCTTGAGGAATCGTATTTTTTTACCCAATCGGTTATTGCCGGTACATCGAAAGCACCCCAATTCTCATTGAAGGGAACCCAGGCAATAATCGAGGGCGAGTTGTAATGTTCGTCCATTACCGCCTTAAGTTCTTTGCGAAAAGCGGAGCGTACTTTTGCCGTGTCCTCATTCTGGTACCAGATTGCCGGCATGTCCTGCCAAAGCAGAATGCCCAGTTTATCTGCCCAATAGTAAAAACGCTTTGGTTCGGTTTTCATATGTTTGCGGATGAGGTTAAAGCCCGCCTTTTTTGTAAATTCTATATCAGATTTCAGCGCCTGTTCAGTAGGAGCAGTCAGAATTCCATCCGGCCAATAGCCCTGATCAAGTAGACCAACCTGCATGATAAACTTTCCGTTCAGCAAAGGACGCATAACACCTGACACCTTTCCCAGCCTAATATCCCGCATACCGAAATAGCTCTTCACTTCATCAACTGTTTCACCCTTGTGATCTTTAACCGTAATTTTGAGATCATAAAGAAAAGGCTCATCAGGCGACCATAACTTTGGATTTTCGATTGGCAGATAAAAAGCCTTTTCGTTAGTCCCCTGCGCCTCGGAGACGATCTTATTGCCATCAAGTACCACTGCAGATATGACAGAGGAACTTGCATCAACCGTTACCTTTAGTCTGCTGTTTTCCAGATCGGGCAATAGCTTGATATTTCTAATATGAACTGCGCTCACCGGTTCAAGCCATACCCCCTGCCAGATGCCAGAGCTGAAGGTATAATCTCCCCGTGGTCCGTTCTTGCCCGAAGGCATTCTACCGTCATTGGAATCATAAGCGGCAACAATCAATTCATTACTTCCTGATTTTAGCAATGGGGTAATATCCAGCGAAAAGGCATCATAGCCACCCGAGTGAAATCCGGCCTTTTTTCCGT
Proteins encoded in this region:
- a CDS encoding RNA polymerase sigma factor, whose product is MINVNYTDEKSLLLQLKDGDERAFEILYNNYKFRIAGNLFKLLKSDDLVKEVLQELFFKIWEVRAQIDPEKSFKSYLFRIAENLVHDYFRKVAKDKRLLTKMVASSSELYLHVEEDLLSKEDAQKLQHAINLMPPQRKMVFILCKLEGKSYKEVEQIMGINAKTISSHMLQANRFLKTYFRDSPALAISIVLSVLFKGF
- a CDS encoding glycoside hydrolase family 2 protein encodes the protein MKKTVLSILFLSVILQAYCGNVCAQTAKLPTKWTKEAMAAQNPFPDYPRPQMVRGEWKSLNGKWDYIGGKDKLNAFNPKMPITFAGKSEQILVPYCPESVISGIERKQEVNMWYRRRFEIPQNWKGKNILVNFEAVDHDATIFVNGKKAGFHSGGYDAFSLDITPLLKSGSNELIVAAYDSNDGRMPSGKNGPRGDYTFSSGIWQGVWLEPVSAVHIRNIKLLPDLENSRLKVTVDASSSVISAVVLDGNKIVSEAQGTNEKAFYLPIENPKLWSPDEPFLYDLKITVKDHKGETVDEVKSYFGMRDIRLGKVSGVMRPLLNGKFIMQVGLLDQGYWPDGILTAPTEQALKSDIEFTKKAGFNLIRKHMKTEPKRFYYWADKLGILLWQDMPAIWYQNEDTAKVRSAFRKELKAVMDEHYNSPSIIAWVPFNENWGAFDVPAITDWVKKYDSSRLVNGNSGFNNNPSYQKAAGDPGNGDFVDTHIYIGPYDASVPDDKRAASLGEFGGVGLFVRDHMWPVENNAYAYEPTSAALTDRYVLLMSQVEQLMKYKGLSVAVYTQTTDVEHEVNGLLTYDRAVEKMDTKRINEINRAVIAEGKKLNEKSVK